One Antennarius striatus isolate MH-2024 chromosome 17, ASM4005453v1, whole genome shotgun sequence genomic window carries:
- the nkx2.2a gene encoding homeobox protein Nkx-2.2a isoform X2, whose translation MSLTNTKTGFSVKDILDLPDTNDEEGSITGPEEDTEGSETTSTTKSSGVLVQSPLESVQNLPLKNPFYDSSDNPYTRWLATTDSIQYSLHGLSASSQDSAKSPEPSADDESPDNDKETSSSGGSDSGKKRKRRVLFSKAQTYELERRFRQQRYLSAPEREHLASLIRLTPTQVKIWFQNHRYKMKRARAEKGMEVTHLPSPRRVAVPVLVRDGKPCHTLKAQDLAATFQAGIPFSAYSAQSLHNMQYNAQFSAAATPQFPTAHHLVQTQQWTW comes from the exons ATGTCgttgacaaacacaaagacaggctTTTCTGTAAAGGACATTTTGGACCTTCCTGACACAAATGACGAAGAAGGATCTATCACCGGACCGGAGGAGGACACGGAGGGATCGGAGACCACATCCACGACAAAAAGCAGTGGAGTTTTGGTGCAAAGTCCTCTGGAAAGCGTTCAGAATCTGCCTTTAAAGAACCCCTTTTATGACAGTAGTGACAATCCTTACACACGATGGCTTGCTACTACGGACAGTATTCAATATTCAT TGCATGGCCTGTCCGCCAGCTCACAGGACTCGGCCAAATCCCCGGAACCATCCGCAGACGACGAATCGCCGGACAACGACAAGGAAACTTCCAGCAGTGGCGGCAGCGACTCCGGCAAGAAGCGGAAAAGGAGGGTGTTGTTTTCCAAGGCGCAGACCTACGAGCTGGAACGTCGTTTCAGGCAACAGAGGTACCTGTCCGCCCCGGAGAGGGAGCACCTGGCCAGCCTGATCCGCCTCACCCCGACCCAGGTGaagatctggttccagaaccaCCGGTATAAGATGAAGAGAGCCCGGGCCGAGAAAGGTATGGAAGTGACCCACCTCCCCTCTCCCAGGCGGGTTGCCGTGCCCGTCTTAGTCAGGGATGGAAAACCTTGTCACACTCTTAAAGCTCAGGACTTGGCGGCCACTTTTCAGGCCGGGATTCCCTTCTCGGCTTATAGTGCCCAGTCACTCCACAACATGCAGTATAACGCGCAGTTCAGCGCCGCGGCCACGCCACAGTTCCCCACAGCACATCACTTGGTGCAAACGCAACAGTGGACTTGGTGA